AAGTTTGAATCTATTCAAGTTTTCCACagcttattttattttgacCATTGGGATTCCTTAAGAGTAGGGAATATGCATGGAggctaataaaattctatttgCATTTGTTATTATACAACCTCATGTTCTACTTCCTTTCAGATGGCAGAACATTAAATCCTATGCATGTTTCTTAGCTCCTTGATTCAGATGGATAATCTGTCTCCTACTAATATACATTTTTCACATGTGCATTACTCTATCACTGCATACAGTATGCTTGTCATTTGATCTAGTAATTATCTTTTTTCAAGTACCACTGTTGATTTAAGCAATTGTAACAGTGATGTCTGCATGTTATGCAGCAATTTGAACATATAAATGGATAAACTTACCAGAGAAAAAATTCTACTTGAATGACCTACTTGTTCCACATTGCTTGGTTCAATTGCAATTTCTTGTCACATGTCTTACATGATTGCAAGTTGGAATATACTTGTTCCACATGTCTTGAACCTGGTTTTAGTTTACAGTTATTTTGTGTGCTGTCAAAGTACATAGGTGAGAAGGTTTCTGGTTGCATGGACAGGTGTGCAACATATGTAATTGTATTTTTCATCAACCTTGCAGGTTAAGTTGCGCAATTGCAActtgttggttgcaggttcaaaacttggaaacagcctctcctgcaatgcagaggtaaggctgcatacatttgcccctcccagaccctactGCAATGGCGGGAGTCTCGTGCACCGGGATGTTCTTTTTTAACCTTGCAGGGCTAGAGCTGGCAGCCTGAAACGAAGTCTAGGGGGTATTCTTATTATTCAAGATTACTAGAGGTGATCACTTAGGTTTTTGAAAAACACCAATTGAACTATTTGATTACAAtgttcattatttttttttttttggtttgatgctGTCATGTTATAAGTTCATAATCATTCCTAAAACTACAGTAATTTGCTCTATCTAGGCATGCATATTTCTTCTCTGCTTTGGTGTACGGTATAACCATTGTTTGTAGATAGGGTTGCCTATGTCCTCCTATGGCCTATTATAATGTTTGATCTCTGGAAGAAAGTGGAACAATTAGCTACATACCTGTAGTGAGGGCAGTTGAATTGGATAAACATGTATGTTATGATTTTAATGTGTTTTACCTCTACAGTACTACATGCTTCATGCTTGCTGGTCAGTTTCTGATTCTCTTAGGTGTCCCTTTTCACTTCTCTCCCATTGCGTCTTAGGATATTGATGGGTTTGTGTAAGTGACATGTTTCGATCTTCCTTCACTAGCCAGCTGTAAAAAGTTGAGGCCCTCCTCGACTGCTTGAATTTGTTTAATTAGTAGCTGAAGAAGTTGGGTATTTGTGTTTGGTCGTTACTATATTGTTCCCTTGGCCATTGAATCATGTTTCCCATCCATCAATAGGGGAATTGTCAAGAAGTATACCTTTACAGCTTgaaattctctctcttttaaccTTGCTCTAGCCTGGTTAGGGTAGGTTAATGGCCTTACCCTTACACTAGGTTTGGGGAGCCTCCTGTATGGATCTTAGTCCAACTCTCCGTGTCATGGGAGAGCAAGCCTCAACACCAAATCCCTATGTATATGCTATGCAAATTCATCGATCATCTTCAACCGCGCCTCTGGTCTCAGCCTTCAATTAAGTCCCATACTTGACTTCGATCCCCAATTCAGACACAATACTAGTCCCAATGTGTTTCTACCCCTACTTGGTGGAAAACCCTAGTTCTAGAGGTGGTTACACCCGTATTTgctggagagaaagagagagagagagccaaagACTCGAGTGATTTTCCATTTAAAGACTTTCCTTCTAAGAATGAAATTGCTTCATTACTGACCAGCAACATCTTTACGCCATAAACAAATAGttaactaagaagtctcctaaaGAAAGACATCGCATGACAATGTCCTTAGGATGTGTTCGTTTTGTCGTAAAATATTTCATAAGAATTGTTgaatatcaaaacaaaattataaaaggACAATAACATACATTTCAAAAAGTTTGTTATGTGATATTGAAAAAACAGGTAtattttgggcaagagatcgttgtctagTCGTGTAGTGCCTGCATCAGCATAGAAACAAATGAGATCAAACGCACATAGATGTTATTTTCGCAATGAGGTACTGTTCTTTTTCCTAATATATTTATGTATTAATGATCAGTGTATGGGTCATGTTGTTTAATGTCCCCAAAGGATTGTGCTTAGGCAGATGCTCCTTCAAGAAGCATCTCCAGACTCCCCAGATCCCAGCCTCTGAGTCCATGGTTACTACTCTACTATACTCTATTGTTGATATAGTACCACAGTAGGTCGGATGGGTTCAATGACTTGGATCCTTGTGCATCAGGGAGCGCTTCttgggtgtgtttggttggcaagaaatAGATAGAACAGAATAGAACATAATAAGATAAAACTAGTAATAAAATCAATAATGAATTTATGCGTCGTCggtctttctttttgtttttttcaaaatttttttttcttccttcacaCTAACCAAACAAAGTCAGAAGGCACGTCCAACTAGCACTTCTCGTACCTGAAATACTGCTACGTCACCATTTCTTTCAGCTTAATCAAAACTATATTCACCATTTTTTGAAATTCCTTCTCATGCTCGTCCTGTAGTGATCGTGCTGTGGCCCATAGTCGCCTGTAGCCATTGCTAGGAAATGAATTGCAGTGCATACAACTTTTTAACTTCTTTGTCCTTTAACCTTAGATGGGTGGGTGAACCTTGATGAATCCTTTTCCACGGGAGAAGGAAAGCTTTCCCCTTTTTCTATGAATAACTTTTTACATTTAAGGGCTGTTGAACCCTTTTCCACGGGAGAAGGAAagcttttccctttttctatGAATAACTTTTTACATTCATGGATCaaggtattggtatcatatcgatATCGACACTGATCGGTGGTAACGGCTGATACTTGTTCCCTAATACCCCGTAAAGTTGTGATGGTCTTTTCTATGAATAGCCAGATGACAATGGTGGCCTTTTAGTTCAATGGTTATCTGTAGACTTTTTATAATTCATTCACTCTCATAATATTGTAACATGTGTAggccttctttgtctccttAATTTCTTTTAAATGGTTAATGatcattcatttcatttcatttcatggACATGAAAACTAAGAAATTATTAGCATTATTATTAGGCTCAAGACTTGGATTAATATGTTGTGTTCAAGCACAGCAGACCCACCAACCCTCAAAGTTTCCTATAGGTAACCTCCTGATATGATTGATACAGTTGCTCACACCCAAAAGGGGCATTGGCTTTTTGGTTGCAATCTTAGAGATTCATTTTGGCTGATTGGATTACGCAGCTGTAAACTTGAATATTGTTCTACATATAGAAACTAATTAAGGTGTAGAGCTGTTTTTGTTGGTCTGGCTTGTTGAAGGgtcaaattgaaaattttaaagtaTTAGTGGAGAGAGAGCTCCTCAAAGTATATGAAGATGCACCGAAgaccaaaacaaatcaactTGTGATTATAACTCTAAAACTCCCAATATGTTTACATAGCTTTTTCtctcaattttctttttgattaaCCCCCCTCCCGACACacacggaaaaaaaaaaaaaaaggaactctAAAAATTGGATTTCTACTATTTCAAGATAGAGACCGGGATTCTTCTGACACCCATGTGCAGTTTTACACCAATGGGCGATAAGGGTTTCGAACCGTCAAATTGGGTAATTTTCTCAGAGAAGAGTGAGTGTGGAATCCCAACGGTTTATGAGGGGGCGTGTAGCGTCATATggttccttttcccttcaagaTAATAGTGCACCTCATCGTATGCATTAataatcatctctctctctctcaaacaaaaATAAGATACTTATGGTGTCATATACCTTGGCAGCAAATGGAACCACCCGACTCCCCACCCTTTCCCCTagtaaaggaaaaactataatAAACCCTTGAATATCCATAAAACTAGCTTCTATTGAACTCTTCTCTTCAGAAagcaaacagaaaaaaatatatatattatgaaaTGTACAGATAACGAAATTATTAACACTACAGCAGATTATTTTACTGTATTTAAAAGCATTTTTTTCCCCTATCGAATTAGAGAAGGGGGGCCTTGAAAAACAAGACATggaaagacaacaaaaaaaccctcaaaaaaggatagaaaagggttaaaaaaaaaaatggaatcaagGAGGGctataaattaaaattatacAACCTGCGAAGGAGAGGGTTttggaattaaaataaagaCAGTAATTTTTGTTGGTCCACCAATTAGTAAAGGGAATCCATGATATGGTGTAACAAGATACCATATAAATAGAATTATTACTCCACCTGTAGTACGAAGTGTCTGAAATATCTTCAGTCTCATGATTTTCTTTCATCAAATTTCCTCAAAAAAGTTATGATCATGCAGACCAGCAATACCTCATCCATAAATGAATAGTCTAGATCACCTACCTCTATGTGTGCGCTTCACATGTGGTTAGGTAATGACATTTGTCTCATCTACTATCATTAAAAGTGCATATAGATAcatttatgaaagaaaaaaaaaaacagatgtcATCACCTAATCATACGTGAAGTGTAGACGTACAGACATAGATAATCCAGACTCAAATAAATATGCCAAATCTTTTTCACCATCTCTTTAATTAAGGGCTCCTACCATATTGTAGAATCATGACATGATCTGCGGCTGAGGAGTCAGGAAGCAAAGTCACGGAGTCCCTTGACCTCCATATGGTATCCCTAACATGTTGTAAAGTCCAGAATGGCAGTAGCTCTTGCCCTCTACATCTTATCTCTACCTGATCTCCAGATGTCATCCATAAATCATACCacaattaatataaataaattattcatacatacataaatacatacatgtataaatacacacatacatacatcaattaatgatggtgatgcaCAATTTTAGGAATTCGAACTGTAACAACTGATTTGTATTTGACCCATTTAGATTTAGATACATGATCTATACGAATCAGCCGATATGATACACGGATACAGTTTTGATCAATACGATTCAATACGGTCAATATCGGTGACAACCTATACGGTAAACTACATCCATGTAGGGGATGATGATGGCATGATGATGGGGGAGGAGAATAGAcaaaacaataattaaaaaaaaaacatatcgTGTGTGTGAAGAACTATCAATATCACCGTgtgatattaaaaaaataaataaataaagaatctcCTTATTGGATACGTATCATGATGAGTGGGTGGTAGTCATTAGTCACCGTGTGATATATTATGAATGGGTAAGACGTGTGTTTTTCGTAattattggaatttttttttattttttggggggtattATTGAAGTCATGCTTTGTCACTGCCTTACGTCTTCCATGCGcttttagatatttttattatctatttatttataattatatttGTAACGTCTACTTTACCCATCAAAATATCAAataggtctctctctctctctctcgctttaTTTATGGAGTCCATAAGATTCCTCTTTCTCTAAGACGTAATCCTTCGGTCAGCGACGGATACCGACCTTTTAAGGCTGCCCGTTCCACGACCTCAAAACTGCCCGAGTGTAATCATTACGGGACCCACTTAAACTTTGATCCTAAGCTAAAATCATATAACCCTAGACTTTCGATTTAAtaacatagtttttttttaaaaaaaataaaaaaaccaataagGGATTAAGGGTTTGATCCTAAAAGCACGGCGAGTAATCGGCACGATTTtccaatttttcattttgttctcTACTGCTACCGTCTCTTCATTTCTCATCATCTCATGCACGTCTCCTTCACGTTGCTTTCTCTTCGACTTGCTGTCTATAATCCTACactaataaaattttctttgtttaattaattGCAGAAGATAAGGAGGTCAATATTCCCCATGAACTACCATCCAatattctttcattatttttaattattttttattgtgcTCATTATTAAGCCCTTTAAACCCTGGATAAACCCTAGAAAATCTCATTTCTTAAtggatttgttgttgttgttgttgttcacaTCAGCAAAGAAGTATTTTAATGGTGCATGCATTCCATTCACCAACAtcagaaaaatataaatatatatatatatacatatttttggggtttaattttttatggttTAATCTCCTCGCCAATGGTTCTTGGTATGATTTTTGTTGCAGATATTATCCTCTCATGCATAGCTTTCCTCCAacgtaaaatatatatatataagtttcattttttttaatattttctgagtAGTTTGTGGATGAGATGGTGGATCAATGGAGGCTTTAATATTCCAACAAAGTGCACCACTTAAGGGTTTTGATGGGCCTTTTTAGGCACGCAAGCctattgggaagaagaagaaggaaggatggaaggaagaggagggaggggggggggtttgtagGGCCAACGTAGCTATCGAAAGGTGGAGTTGAAATTGGAGAAAGCGtgatggaaagaaagaaaggaggaggGATAAGGCATgcagatgggtgaagggaagaCAGGGTCCACGTGTGATGGTTGGGTCTCTAGAAGTGGATTTGGGAATTGTTACTCTCAtcttttcccctcccccttttcttttcttttctttttttaatatgcTAATGAGTGCCAACTGGGCCTAAataatcaaaatttgaagatgTTCTGGCCGGACCTCAAAGTCAATGGACGTTTCATGTATAATAAAGTTGGCAATGAAACCaaaatttagagagagagagagaaagagagaccatCTTGCCTTGAATTCAAGAACtatctttacttcttttttttaggAGATTTTTGAAAGCTTCTCATGAATGATATAGTGTCTAATTATCACAAGATATGCTAAAATATTGCTTTAACACTAAGTATGaggaacacaaaaaaaaaaaagcatcatGATCACCCATTCATACATAATAAATTAAGCTCCACAACTTTATTGATTTGGGTTTAATCATCCTAAGATTGTctctctgagagagagagagagtctccgAGATTTACGCGACAAGTAAAGAAGGACCTAAGTTTTATTAATGCATGAATCAAAGATGGATCTCATGTTTCACACACCCACTTATAAGCCTAATCATTGGGAACTTAGTTGCATGCCATTTGTGAAAGGTGAGGTTCAACACTTTCTAAATTAAAATTCTTCTTCGTCTCTGGTCTCCATTAATCATCCCATCCCTCATCAGATCATCTATGGCCTGGTGGATtgcagagattttttttttttttgaggggtaATTAGGATTGCAGAGATAGATACTAAGAAATCATCAATCTACTGCATTACACTTGACTTGCACAAAAACCCTACACACCATAAACAGTTAGGTTATATATCCCTTGATTCcttgattcctttcctttcctttccctgATTACAAAGTACTtatacaaaaaccctaaaccctacaTACCATAAACAATTAGGCTATCCattgattcctttcctttcctttcctttagtTTCCCTTAGTAATGATGTCTATCTATATAGTATATATTATGATATTTGTAGATGAGAAAGAACTTCATGCATCTACAAGCATAATATATATGCTTCAAAAATCTATTTAGAATGAAATCACtgaatcattaaaaaaaagtgtATCTTAGAACATAGGAAAGCCTGCATTATTAGCTTTGACAGATAAGCACAAATTTGCTTAACAAGGGGGAAATTTCCTAGAGAAGTATATAGAGAACAAGAAACCTTAGGGTTCTTACACATAACCAAAGAAGAATGATAGATTATGTCTAAATTTAAATACAGATAAAGATTAGAGATGTTCAATAATTTAAACAGGTCCCATTCTCTCTACAATTAATTCTTTAACCaaatggttttcttttttcatttttcacccCCGGCCCTTTTTTATGGAAATGAATCATCTACGATCTTATTCAATATAATATCAATCAAGTGGAGTACTAGGCCCACTATCACAGAAGGACACCGCAATTAGGGTTGTCTTGTAATCctcgaaaccaaaaaaaagttaaattacatactttttttcttcttcttcttatataaTTGAGGCAAAACGGAACAGGGCCAGCATACTTTGGGAGACGAGGAGGggagctagagagagagagagagagagatgctttGGTTATGAAcaacaaaatccaaaatgtgTAATTGAACACCATAAGCAAGCCACTTTAAAATTATGGATCCCatatatgggagaaagttcGTTCTGTGTCCGGGAGTGTGGGCActacactcccatgagtctatctctatcgtccccatatgaaaagacacctttgtccccttgttttgaggaggagagagatacacacATGGGATATATGCACTTTTAGACTGAAGCAAAAGAAATGATCACAGTCTGCCTATCATGCATGTTAATATGTTATCGTCTTCAGTAGTAAAAGCTATGCAAGCTTGCATATATAAATCCCtacacagagacagagagagagagagagattttgctGCTGACAGTACCTCAACAAGCCTTCTTAGAACCTCTAGGCTCTCCTAATAGTCTTAATTATCTGATTATTTGGTCTGTGTTTGCCTACGGGTGCTTATATATGGAAGGGAGAGAAGTATTAGAAGTTGAATTTTCTTCATGCATTTTAGAATTTCTGAAGGTGAAACAAATTTAGTCTTTATGCCAAAGAGTTTAGATCGAGTTGCAGCACTACAAAGTTGAATGTAGTTGATAGATATTGCCCTCGAAAtcattggtttttatttttatttttatatatattactttTCAGAACTGTAAATTAAAGTCACTTATGTTGAAATAAAACTATTTAAGGACCCCAAGTCAGGAGCTAGACAGGATTAATTCCTAGCATATAGGGATTATGTTGTAGATTAATGGTTGGTACGTTATATATTATATGCACTCTTATTAGTTTTGAAAAGAGCCCTAATTTCCTTGCATGCTCTTTTCTTTCCCCCTTGGGTGGGCTGGGTAAGCTGGAGCTAGAGTGTCCTGGACTCAAACACACAACATTCGAGGCACACAGCTATGAGCCTTAAAAATGTATGTTGTTGTATttaacaacaaaaaagaaaaaaacaagtttTTCTTAACCCATGGGAATCCATCCATTCACCGTGGGCTTCAAATGCACGTGGAAAGGTATCAAGAGATCTAGTATTTTGAGAAACATATTAAAACTTTATaggagtttgtgaaccctaggacgGTGTGATGAATTTTCACTACGCGGTGAAAAAAAACTTTctgcaaaaaaataataaatgatgTATATTGTTGCCACAGCCAAAAAcaaaaccgaaaaaaaaaagaaaaaagtggcCTCATGTCCATGCATGCTTCCAGGTTCTTCTTCCCCGGCCCCTTTTATGTGTATGTCCTGAGAAGTATGTGTTGCAGTGTTATTAGTTAGGATTAGTCCTTGTATgcttattattttcttctccttcttttttttttttttttttttttgttttttaatttggggagggagggggtgAGGAGGACGATCGAGGAGGGTTTGTTTATATATAGTTTTGAAATAGTTGCATTGGCATTCAATCCTACTGTATGACTTGTGTGCACTAGCTAGCTAGCCACTACCAAAAGGTTTTCCTCACTAGATCATACGTATCGTAATTATCCATGTTTCCTTGTGGAgatggctctctctctctctctctctctctctctctctgtctgtctGTCTGTCTGTGAGTGTGTTTAGGGAGGAGCGTGCAGGTAAGCAGGCTATTTTCTGTCTCTGGTTGGATGCTTCTTTCTCTATCCATATGGGTATGGGGTATCCTCTTCTACTCTACGATAAGTTAGTGTTTTCCAACAGATCGAATAGAGATCGAAGATTACTTTTTCCTGTAGAGTGGGCTTATTAAAGCAGTAAAACCTCATTATCTCCACTTAAACCCCCCATCACTACACCATTTAattacctatatatatatataactaactAACTAGATATATGAGACTCCCAATATTTCCTAAACTGGACAAACCACTAGCTTGCTTCCTAGCTTGGGTTTAAATATTTCTTCTCTAATTAACAGCTTATGTATGAATGATCCGACAGGACAATGATCCATATAAAAAAGGTTAATTACTTAGACAAACACTTCCCACCTAATTAAAACTATGTATATATCAGAAGAAATAAATACCAGTGTTTAAACCCTAATTAATTAGCTTCGCAGTTTCTTTCATGTTTCTATCACCGACCACCATGCAAAGAATCATCAGCATGTCCATGAAACAATCAGagaaaacaaacaaaccaaACACACCAAACAGTGTTTTGAAGGGAGGAGTTGGTGGCCGGGTTCCTTTTAATTTGGGCTCTCCTATGCAAAATTTTAGTCTCAATTTCACATTATTGAGATGTTAttaagaagcagcagcagcagcactaCATGATATTATATGGTACCAACCAATTAATTAACTACTTGTGTATATATAAGCAATTTTTTAAAGTGAAATAAATTACCTCTGATTCGTTATCCAATCTCAGCTTGTTAACCACATATTTCATCAGCAATCGAACTGTCATTCTGCCATCCCTATTGGattcccaaaacaaaacaaaacaaaaaaacaaaaaaaccgaTAAATGTTTACTTTCTTGATGATACTCACTTAATGAATCAATGCAACACACAggcaggaaaaaaaacaaaatgaacaaaTTAAGAAGAAGAGTAATACTTGATTCTGAGGAAGGTCTTTGTTATCTGAGCCAAAAAGGGTTCTTTTGCTCTGCATTCAGATATGATAAAGATTGAATTAAAGCAATCCTAATGATAAATAGAAATTAATTagccttttatttattttttaaataaaaattaagctTCGAGTATTTCATTGTTTTTAGTAGCTAGCTAAATACTTACTGATTTTGAGAGGCTTGAAGCACAAACCAAATACCGGAATGTGGTCTAGGTGGAGCATCGATGACTCGGATATCGGAGGAGCTCGAGCTTGGACCGGCCAAATCTAGGCCCGGGTGTCGGGCAAAATAAGGCACTGGAAGCATTGAAGAAGAGGGAGtagcggaagaagaagaaggagaggaagatgaTGTAGTAGTCCATGGAGGATTAGGGTTAGACCTGTTATATCCCCAAGGAAACTCTGGTTGGTGAGGAAAGCTTAAACCGGTTAAGCTAGTTAAGCTAGTTAAGCTAGTAGCTCTTGGGATTGGGTTTGGGAATTGGTGTTGCAAgaacaaaggaggaggaggaggaggaggagatggtgtTATTGCGATTGGTGGACGAGGAGTTCGGAATTCGGTCGTGCAGAATATTGGGTCCTTCGCTTTATTAACCATGTGTTGTTGTGCACTGCCACCCCTaccaccgccgccgccaccaccgcTACCACCACCTGGGGTTAATAGATCGAGCTCGACCAATCCGGGTCGTCTAGTTCCGGTGGGTGGTTCGAGAGGATCCTTAAGCTTGGGGTCCGTTCGACTGGCACCACCAATGCCCAATTGAAGCCACCCTTCATCACCACGCTCTTCCTGATGAAGAGAACCACCAgaaccactaccaccaccaacaccaacaccacccttggagcttgagCCGGCTTCGTTAAGGCTACTACTACTTCTAGACTCGTCTTCGGCCATGTGATTGTGTGCAAT
The nucleotide sequence above comes from Telopea speciosissima isolate NSW1024214 ecotype Mountain lineage chromosome 3, Tspe_v1, whole genome shotgun sequence. Encoded proteins:
- the LOC122656418 gene encoding protein LAX PANICLE 2-like; this translates as MTMVPVPTTLFNQQHYDDGGGGAGGSSGGVGVGIGIGGGACGDCFATGGSFGHLMNQIAAGGYEYGNPCSEVEACIGSDPVEVGAGTTGIGIAHNHMAEDESRSSSSLNEAGSSSKGGVGVGGGSGSGGSLHQEERGDEGWLQLGIGGASRTDPKLKDPLEPPTGTRRPGLVELDLLTPGGGSGGGGGGGRGGSAQQHMVNKAKDPIFCTTEFRTPRPPIAITPSPPPPPPPLFLQHQFPNPIPRATSLTSLTSLTGLSFPHQPEFPWGYNRSNPNPPWTTTSSSSPSSSSATPSSSMLPVPYFARHPGLDLAGPSSSSSDIRVIDAPPRPHSGIWFVLQASQNQAKEPFLAQITKTFLRIKDGRMTVRLLMKYVVNKLRLDNESEVEIRCRGQELLPFWTLQHVRDTIWRSRDSVTLLPDSSAADHVMILQYGRSP